TGATCACTTACTGGGACCTGGCCGACGCGCTGTTCCCCGACGGGGTGTTCAAGAAGCTGTGGGCCGGGATCTTCGTCACGAGCGGCGGCGGCTGCGAGAAGCTGGAGAAGCGGCTCTGCGAGATGTACGAGCGCGTCGCGGTCAGCGGTGAGCCCGACGCCGCCGCGCGCCGGCTCCTGACGGAACGTTCACCCGTCGCCGTGGCCGACCGTATCGACGTTCCCGCGCTCATCGTCCAGGGGCAGAGCGACTCCCTGTTCCCGCTCTCGCACGCCGACACGATGGCGAAGGCCATCCGCTCCAACGGGGCGCCCGTGTCCGTCGACTGGATCGCCGGTGGCCACGACGGCGGCGACATGGAGGGCGACCGCGTCGAACGCCGGATCGGCAGCTGGTTCGACCGGTACCTGAAGGACGAGAAGGGCACCGACACCGGCCCCGCCTTCCGCGTCACCCGGACCGGAGGGGTGGACTCGACCGACGGGGCCGCCCTGACCCGTGGTGCGGACGGCACCGTGTACCCGGGCCTGCACAGCGGTGGCGAGCGGATCGAGCTCGGTGACGGGCAGCGGCGTACGCAGACCCTCCACAACCCCGCGGGCGGCGGACCGCCCTCCGTCTCCGCCGTCCCCGGCATCGGCGGCGGACTCGGACAGCTGTCCTCCTTCGGCGTCGGCCTTTCCATGGACTTCCCCGGCCAGTACGCCCGTTACGACTCCGCCCCGCTGGACGGCCCGCTGCGCGTCACCGGTTCACCCACCGTCCGGGTCGCCGTAAGGGCGGACGACGTGACGGCGGAGGACGTGACGGCGGACGACGGGAAGACGGAGGACGGGAAGCCGGGGGACGGGAAGGACGTCGTCCTCTTCGGCAAGGTGTACGACGTCTCGCCCGACGGGAAGCAGCAGCTCCTGCCGTCGCAGCTCGTCACCCCCCACCGGATCACACCGGACGAGCAGGGTGAGCCGGCCGAACTGGCCCTGCCCGCCATCGACCACGAGTTCGACGCCGGCCACCGGCTCCGTCTCGTCCTGTCCGCGACCGACCTCGGCTACGCCTCACCCGCCGAACCCGCCACCTACACCGTCTCCCTCGACGGGCCGCTCACCGCCCCCACCGCGCCCGCCGTGAAGACCGCCGCCGCCCCGCCCGCCCGGTGGGTGTGGGCCCTGCCCGCCGCCGCCCTCGTCGTGGCCGCACTGCTCCTGCTCACCGCGCGCAGGCGTACGACGACCCCGGCCCCCGACCCGTCCCTGGCCGGCGTACCGCTCCTGATCACGGGCCTGTCCAAGAAGTACGCCAAGTCGTCCGACCGGTACGCCGTACGCGATCTCGGCTTCCGGGTCGAGAAGGGACAGGTCCTCGGCCTCCTCGGGCCGAACGGGGCGGGCAAGACCACCACCCTGCGCATGCTGATGGGGCTCATCACCCCCGACGCCGGTGAGATCCGGGTCTTCGGACACGCCATCCGCCCCGGTGCGCCCGTGCTGTCCCGGGTCGGCTCGTTCGTCGAGGGCGCGGGATTCCTGCCCCACCTGTCCGGGCGCGCCAACCTGGAGCTGTACTGGCAGGCCACCGGCCGTCCCGCCCAGGACGCCCGTCTCGACGAGGCGCTGGAGATCGCCGGACTCGGCGACGCGCTGGCCCGCGCCGTACGGACGTACTCCCAGGGCATGCGGCAGCGGCTCGCGATCGCCCAGGCCATGCTCGGCATGCCGGACCTGCTGATCCTGGACGAGCCGACCAACGGTCTGGACCCGCCGCAGATCCGCGAGATGCGGGACGTGATGATCCGGTACGCGGCGGGCGGGCGCACCGTGATCGTCTCCAGCCACCTCCTGTCCGAGGTCGAACAGTCCTGCACCCACCTCGTCGTGATGGACCGGGGACGGCTGGTCCAGGCCGGGCCCGTCGCCGAGATCACCGGCTCCGGGGACATGCTGCTGGTCACCACCGCCCAGGAGGTGCCCGAGGTCCTCGCCGAGAAGGCCGCCGCCCTGCCGGGCATCGGCTCCGTGACCCGCACGGACGACGGCCACGGGCTGCTGGTACGCCTCGACGGCGCCACCACCGACCGGCTGGTCGCCGAACTCGTGCGCCTGGACGTACGGGTGACCGGGGTCGGGCCGCACCGCCGCCTGGAGGACGCCTTCCTCACCCTGATCTCCGGAGGTTCCGCATGAGCGCCGAGACGGACACGAGTACCTCGACCGACCTCCGGAGCCTGGCCGAAGCCCCCGGCTACCGTGCCGGCCGCACCCTGCCGCTGCGCGTCGAGGCGATGCGCCAGCTGCGCAGACGGCGCACCCTGCTCATGGGCGGGGTGCTGGCCGCCCTGCCCTTCGTCCTGATCGTCGCCTTCGCCATCGGCGGCACCCCCGGCGGTGAGGGCGGGGGAGGGGGCGGTTCGCGGATCAACCTGATGGACGTGGCCACGGAATCCGCCGCGAACTTCGCCGCGACCTGCCTGTTCGTCTCGGCGGGCTTCCTGCTGGTCGTACCGGTCGCGCTGTTCTGCGGGGACACCGTCGCCTCCGAGGCGAGCTGGTCCTCGCTGCGCTACCTGCTGGCCGCACCCGTGCCCCGGGCCCGGCTGCTGTGGAGCAAGCTGGTCGTGGCGCTCGGCTTCAGCCTGGCCGCGATGGTGCTGCTGCCCCTCGTCGCCCTGGCCGCGGGAGCCGTCGCGTACGGCTGGGGGCCGCTGAGGCTGCCGACCGGGGGAGCGCTCGCCACCGCCGACACCGTGCCCCGGCTCGCCCTCGTGGTCGCGTTCGTCTTCGTCTCCCAACTCGTCACGGCCGGACTGGCCTTCTGGCTGTCCACCAGGACCGACGCCCCTCTCGGCGCGGTCGGCGGCGCGGTCGGGCTGACCATCGTCGGCAATGTGCTCGACGCCGTCACCGCGCTCGGCTCCTGGCGCGAATTCCTGCCCGCCCACTGGCAGTTCGCCTGGGCGGACGCCCTCCAGCCCGAACTGGAGTGGGGCGGGATGGTGAAGGGCGCGGCCGTATCGGTGACCTATGCCCTGATCCTGTTCGCTCTCGCCTTCCGGGGGTTCAGCCGTAAGGACATCGTGTCCTGAGGGAGACCTTCCGGCCCCCTCCCGGGCGCTGTTGCCGCATCGAGACTCTTCCGCAACACATTCGTCCGATCCGCCCCGGCACCTCGTACGTCCCATCCACAGATGTTCCCGACGACATGGGGGGTACGGATGGAACACAGGACGAGGAACCGTCACGGCGCGCTGGCTCTGCTGCTGGCGGGCGGCATGCTGATCACCGGCTGCGGCGCGGGCGGCCCGGACCAGGAGACCGCCGCCGACCGGAACACCGGCACCCGCGCGCCGGCGGCCGGGGGGACACCGGCCCCCGCGCAGGGGTCCGCCGCTCCCGGGCAGCGGGACGAGGCGGCACCGGGGCAGGGCGAGGAGGACAGCGCCGCCGGAGCGGAGAAGGCCGCACCGGACTACCTCTCGACCTTCGCCCTGGACGTCGACACCGCGAGCTACGGCTACGCGCGCCGGACGCTCGGTGACGGACGGCTGCCCGAACCGGGCACCGTACGGCCCGAGGAGTTCGTCAACAGCTTCAAGCAGGGATACGAGCGGCCCGAGGGCAACGGGTTCTCGGTCACCGTCGACGGTGCGCGGGCCGCCGGTGCGGGCGACTGGTCCCTCGTACGCGTCGGACTGGCCA
This DNA window, taken from Streptomyces nitrosporeus, encodes the following:
- a CDS encoding ABC transporter permease — protein: MSAETDTSTSTDLRSLAEAPGYRAGRTLPLRVEAMRQLRRRRTLLMGGVLAALPFVLIVAFAIGGTPGGEGGGGGGSRINLMDVATESAANFAATCLFVSAGFLLVVPVALFCGDTVASEASWSSLRYLLAAPVPRARLLWSKLVVALGFSLAAMVLLPLVALAAGAVAYGWGPLRLPTGGALATADTVPRLALVVAFVFVSQLVTAGLAFWLSTRTDAPLGAVGGAVGLTIVGNVLDAVTALGSWREFLPAHWQFAWADALQPELEWGGMVKGAAVSVTYALILFALAFRGFSRKDIVS
- a CDS encoding alpha/beta fold hydrolase, whose translation is MQTPTSRWRARVPRLPRSRGRRAALVAVFALLVGAGTWTAVADDNAPSVHREDRMMRVNGVSVDTSYFTTGGSRPRPAVLIGHGFGGSKDDVRAQAEKLAADGYAVLTWSARGFGRTGGEITLNAPDREVKDVSGLIDWLAGRPEVRLDAEGDPRVGVTGASYGGAVSLLAAGYDRRVDAIAPMITYWDLADALFPDGVFKKLWAGIFVTSGGGCEKLEKRLCEMYERVAVSGEPDAAARRLLTERSPVAVADRIDVPALIVQGQSDSLFPLSHADTMAKAIRSNGAPVSVDWIAGGHDGGDMEGDRVERRIGSWFDRYLKDEKGTDTGPAFRVTRTGGVDSTDGAALTRGADGTVYPGLHSGGERIELGDGQRRTQTLHNPAGGGPPSVSAVPGIGGGLGQLSSFGVGLSMDFPGQYARYDSAPLDGPLRVTGSPTVRVAVRADDVTAEDVTADDGKTEDGKPGDGKDVVLFGKVYDVSPDGKQQLLPSQLVTPHRITPDEQGEPAELALPAIDHEFDAGHRLRLVLSATDLGYASPAEPATYTVSLDGPLTAPTAPAVKTAAAPPARWVWALPAAALVVAALLLLTARRRTTTPAPDPSLAGVPLLITGLSKKYAKSSDRYAVRDLGFRVEKGQVLGLLGPNGAGKTTTLRMLMGLITPDAGEIRVFGHAIRPGAPVLSRVGSFVEGAGFLPHLSGRANLELYWQATGRPAQDARLDEALEIAGLGDALARAVRTYSQGMRQRLAIAQAMLGMPDLLILDEPTNGLDPPQIREMRDVMIRYAAGGRTVIVSSHLLSEVEQSCTHLVVMDRGRLVQAGPVAEITGSGDMLLVTTAQEVPEVLAEKAAALPGIGSVTRTDDGHGLLVRLDGATTDRLVAELVRLDVRVTGVGPHRRLEDAFLTLISGGSA